A genomic window from Cyprinus carpio isolate SPL01 chromosome B9, ASM1834038v1, whole genome shotgun sequence includes:
- the LOC109096798 gene encoding helix-loop-helix protein 2-like has protein sequence MMLSPDQTDPDLTWTQPDTECLNVMKVECVAHEPLEAADGKTRALVPAALTREEKRRRRRATAKYRSAHATRERIRVEAFNVAFAELRKLLPTLPPDKKLSKIEILRLAICYISYLNHVLDV, from the coding sequence ATGATGCTGAGTCCCGATCAGACGGATCCTGACCTCACCTGGACACAACCGGACACGGAATGTCTGAACGTCATGAAGGTGGAGTGTGTGGCCCACGAGCCCTTAGAGGCCGCGGATGGCAAGACTCGCGCACTCGTGCCAGCCGCGCTCACCAGAGAGGAGAAGAGACGGAGGAGGCGCGCGACTGCCAAATACCGTTCTGCGCATGCCACGCGCGAGCGCATCCGAGTGGAAGCGTTCAACGTAGCGTTCGCTGAGCTGAGAAAGCTGCTACCAACACTTCCACCCGACAAAAAGCTGTCAAAGATCGAAATACTTCGCCTAGCTATCTGTTACATTTCTTATCTTAACCACGTTTTGGacgtttaa